A window from Saprospiraceae bacterium encodes these proteins:
- a CDS encoding FAD-dependent oxidoreductase, which translates to MHIIIIGNGIAGSTAARYIRKNSDHEITMISGETEYPFSRTALMYVYMGHMKFEHTKLYEDWFWAKNRINTIKAWVKNINTDGKSLLLDNGQNLKYDKLIIATGSKSNKFGWPGQDLNGVQGLYHMQDLETMEAATQQGIKKAVIIGGGLIGIEMAEMFHSRHIPVTMLVREESFWNIVLPKEESEMINRHILANGIDLRLNEELLEIKGTDGKVSSIVCKNSGEELACEFVGLTVGVSPNIDFVKNSGISTNRGIIADEYLETSAKDVYALGDCVELSTPNPGRRSIEAVWYTGRMMAKTVAQTICGEPTKYNPGIWFNSAKFFNIEYQVYGDIPAKTPENITSLYWQHPGENKAIRINFETSTGAVTGFNLMGIRYRHAVCEKWIADKTHIETVIENLSLANFDPEFFDQYENAFLVMYNQKTGKSLSLKSKRKLSMVEQFLFG; encoded by the coding sequence ATGCACATCATCATCATAGGCAATGGTATAGCGGGTTCTACAGCAGCAAGATATATCAGAAAAAACAGTGATCATGAGATCACCATGATCTCAGGCGAAACGGAGTATCCATTTTCCCGTACAGCATTGATGTATGTCTATATGGGTCATATGAAATTTGAACATACAAAGTTATATGAAGATTGGTTTTGGGCAAAAAATCGGATTAATACTATAAAAGCTTGGGTAAAAAATATAAATACAGACGGTAAATCACTTTTGCTAGACAATGGTCAAAACTTAAAATACGACAAACTCATTATCGCTACCGGATCCAAATCCAATAAATTTGGATGGCCAGGACAAGATTTAAATGGCGTACAAGGTCTGTACCATATGCAAGATCTGGAAACCATGGAAGCGGCAACTCAGCAAGGCATTAAAAAAGCAGTCATCATCGGTGGTGGCTTGATAGGTATAGAAATGGCAGAGATGTTTCATAGTAGACATATACCTGTGACTATGCTGGTGAGAGAAGAGAGTTTTTGGAACATAGTCTTACCCAAAGAAGAATCAGAAATGATCAATCGCCATATCTTAGCCAATGGTATTGACCTTAGACTCAATGAAGAATTATTGGAAATAAAAGGCACTGACGGCAAGGTATCTTCTATCGTTTGTAAAAATTCGGGTGAAGAGCTTGCTTGTGAGTTTGTGGGATTGACAGTAGGAGTAAGTCCTAATATCGATTTTGTAAAGAATTCAGGTATATCAACAAATCGAGGAATCATTGCTGATGAATACTTAGAAACATCGGCAAAAGATGTATATGCGCTCGGAGATTGTGTAGAACTTTCCACTCCTAATCCTGGCAGAAGGTCTATTGAAGCTGTATGGTACACCGGTAGAATGATGGCCAAAACCGTTGCGCAGACTATATGTGGTGAGCCTACAAAATACAATCCTGGTATTTGGTTCAATTCCGCAAAGTTTTTTAATATCGAGTATCAGGTTTACGGAGATATACCTGCCAAAACACCTGAAAATATTACCAGTTTATATTGGCAACATCCTGGAGAGAATAAAGCGATACGAATCAATTTTGAAACATCAACAGGAGCTGTTACAGGTTTCAATCTTATGGGAATAAGATACCGTCACGCAGTCTGTGAAAAATGGATAGCCGACAAAACACATATAGAGACGGTCATAGAAAATCTTTCTTTAGCCAATTTTGATCCTGAGTTTTTTGATCAGTACGAAAATGCATTTTTGGTCATGTACAATCAGAAAACAGGTAAGTCATTGTCCTTAAAATCCAAAAGGAAATTGAGCATGGTGGAACAATTTTTGTTTGGGTGA
- a CDS encoding type II toxin-antitoxin system Phd/YefM family antitoxin: protein MEVINYSILRNNLKEVLDKVSEDQETYIVNRGSSNAVIISLEEYNSWKETLRLMETESNRKRLSEAIEIDSIVAEEVVEYKKRTIKEEKTNPIGSGKKSKENKKLTGKEFVEKWRGVIKGADDSNLRESYLNNKYK, encoded by the coding sequence ATGGAAGTCATCAATTATTCAATCTTAAGAAATAATCTAAAAGAAGTACTTGATAAGGTATCTGAAGATCAGGAAACCTATATTGTTAATAGAGGTAGTTCCAATGCTGTTATAATATCGCTAGAAGAGTACAATAGTTGGAAGGAGACATTACGTTTAATGGAGACTGAATCCAATAGAAAAAGACTGAGTGAAGCAATAGAAATAGATTCTATTGTTGCAGAAGAAGTTGTTGAGTATAAGAAAAGAACAATAAAGGAAGAAAAAACCAATCCCATTGGATCAGGTAAAAAAAGCAAGGAGAATAAGAAGTTAACCGGTAAAGAATTCGTAGAAAAGTGGCGAGGAGTAATCAAGGGTGCTGATGATAGCAATCTTAGAGAATCTTATTTGAATAACAAGTACAAATAA
- a CDS encoding PIN domain-containing protein produces MNYLIDTNIILDIALERMLFIEDSVQIFLIKETNNINLFISASSVTDVYFIIKKIKGHQIAISFLKDLFQVCFISKVDDNNIFEAINSEIKDFEDAVQVSVAKNFNANGIITRNSKDFIKSGITIFTPKEFISKYKH; encoded by the coding sequence ATGAATTATCTAATCGATACTAACATCATACTTGATATTGCTTTAGAACGGATGTTATTTATTGAAGATTCTGTCCAAATATTTTTAATAAAAGAGACAAATAATATAAACTTGTTCATATCTGCATCTTCAGTTACAGATGTTTATTTTATTATAAAAAAAATAAAGGGACATCAGATAGCTATTTCTTTTTTAAAAGATTTGTTTCAGGTTTGTTTTATTTCAAAAGTTGACGATAACAATATTTTTGAAGCAATAAATAGTGAAATTAAAGATTTTGAAGATGCTGTTCAAGTTTCTGTAGCTAAAAATTTCAATGCAAATGGCATTATCACTAGAAATTCGAAAGATTTCATAAAGAGTGGTATCACCATTTTTACACCAAAAGAATTTATATCTAAATATAAACATTAA
- a CDS encoding 4Fe-4S binding protein translates to MQPYKSISITAHHHTETIKVGQKLALSLVGIGLLLQMVFWLSFKSDDAGLWLWSSLGLVTVGSLWYTAEQYKNTLPGIKNNHNWFASLTSRGNFAWILAIFLTGFYVLLYWSPTLLGLGSDGAANTGLVALFDPLSIFLKGKPASQWFVYGAMYTMTILLMGVKFIYKYSHSKYQVYRTMSIMFFQTAIAFILPEIMQSLNKPYFDLKNIWPLNYYFFFDWNIDAMLAAGTLGYFMLFWGILSFLVITPVLTYFFGKRWYCSWVCGCGGLAETAGDPFRHLSDKSLKAWKIERWMIHSVLIFVTMMTVAVLVTRFTGFRNIFIIDSGTLSSWYGFFIGAAFSGVVGVGFYPLLGSRVWCRFGCPMAAYLGILQRFTIKLPWNKEAKRMSQFRISTNGSQCISCGNCSTYCEMGIDVKSYAQRQEDIVRASCVGCGICSAVCPRGVLRLESL, encoded by the coding sequence ATGCAACCATACAAATCCATCTCCATAACAGCTCATCATCATACTGAAACTATAAAAGTAGGCCAGAAATTGGCTTTGTCTCTTGTTGGCATTGGCTTATTACTCCAAATGGTTTTTTGGTTGAGTTTTAAGTCTGATGATGCAGGATTATGGCTTTGGTCATCTTTAGGATTGGTTACTGTAGGATCGTTATGGTATACCGCTGAACAATATAAAAATACATTACCAGGTATCAAAAACAACCATAATTGGTTTGCATCACTGACATCTAGGGGAAACTTTGCTTGGATACTAGCTATTTTTTTGACAGGATTTTATGTGTTGCTTTATTGGTCTCCAACTCTATTAGGACTAGGAAGTGACGGTGCCGCAAATACTGGTTTAGTAGCCCTTTTTGATCCGCTAAGTATTTTTCTTAAAGGAAAACCAGCCAGCCAATGGTTTGTCTATGGTGCCATGTATACCATGACCATTTTATTGATGGGCGTCAAGTTTATTTATAAATATAGTCACAGCAAATATCAAGTATATCGGACGATGTCTATCATGTTTTTTCAGACAGCGATCGCTTTTATCTTACCTGAGATCATGCAAAGTCTCAATAAACCATACTTTGATTTAAAAAATATATGGCCGCTCAATTATTACTTCTTTTTTGACTGGAATATTGATGCTATGTTGGCAGCAGGTACACTCGGTTACTTTATGTTGTTTTGGGGCATTCTTTCCTTTTTGGTGATTACGCCAGTACTGACCTATTTTTTCGGCAAAAGATGGTATTGTTCATGGGTTTGTGGCTGTGGTGGACTGGCTGAGACCGCAGGCGATCCATTCAGACATTTGTCAGATAAGTCTCTCAAAGCATGGAAGATAGAGCGATGGATGATACATAGCGTACTGATTTTTGTGACGATGATGACGGTTGCTGTATTGGTTACAAGATTTACTGGTTTTAGAAATATTTTTATCATCGATAGCGGCACCTTGAGCAGTTGGTATGGATTTTTTATTGGCGCTGCATTTTCAGGGGTGGTAGGTGTAGGTTTTTATCCACTATTGGGCAGTAGAGTATGGTGTAGATTTGGCTGTCCTATGGCTGCATATCTCGGTATTTTACAGCGATTTACCATCAAATTGCCTTGGAATAAAGAAGCCAAACGCATGTCACAATTCCGCATCTCCACCAATGGTAGTCAATGCATCTCATGTGGCAATTGCTCGACTTACTGCGAGATGGGTATCGATGTCAAATCCTATGCGCAACGTCAGGAAGATATCGTGCGGGCTTCGTGTGTAGGTTGTGGCATATGCAGTGCGGTATGTCCGAGAGGTGTGTTGAGGTTGGAGAGTTTGTAG
- a CDS encoding AAA family ATPase has translation MDNLYLQSIYVYTNYVDRHFSIDIFPSKNIEFKHLLLTGKNGSGKSTILKCIYKELLNLKSGLKSSSVYFKQPKEKAPKSEIQSLIDKMGYKHPKVELSFNIDEEKINDKTENLVVYIPSQRRFNSDKADANKKMSFLDMLQDQQKYITQLNTNNKNVISKRALINNLLNNNKSAFLQIENYQKSKDKILNEDPNPEQKIQSILLNISNFKAQIDNNLNQIEKLNTEVLNFESNFTTNEPNISVSKFFQQFLVQKKREQAYAIADGDQKLANIHTNWFQKFDKLIQNLFETPDIKLRHELKTSSFYFEMGKGRTFGFNQLADGYGSVIFILAEIILQQEAYKDTNGLNEDPAGIVLIDELEAHLHISLQEKILPSLVEIFPKLQFIVCTHSPQILTSVENANIYDLSSHELVTEDLGGISYDVISKEHFGLSSEYSLRATKLLDKAKSLLKKKDLNDNQKKQLKEVYEELNILSPELGYEIYLHLNKATKSVQEV, from the coding sequence ATGGATAATTTGTATTTACAATCGATTTATGTTTATACTAATTATGTTGACAGGCACTTTAGTATTGATATTTTTCCTAGTAAAAATATTGAGTTTAAACATTTATTGTTAACCGGAAAAAATGGAAGTGGCAAATCAACAATTTTAAAATGTATCTATAAAGAATTACTAAACCTAAAGTCGGGACTAAAATCATCTTCGGTATATTTTAAACAACCCAAAGAAAAAGCACCAAAATCTGAGATTCAATCTTTAATTGATAAGATGGGGTACAAACATCCAAAAGTAGAGCTATCATTTAATATTGATGAAGAAAAGATAAATGATAAAACTGAAAACCTTGTTGTTTACATCCCTTCGCAAAGGAGGTTTAATTCAGACAAAGCCGATGCCAATAAGAAAATGTCTTTTCTCGATATGCTCCAAGATCAGCAAAAATACATTACCCAATTAAATACCAATAATAAAAATGTAATTTCAAAAAGGGCCCTAATCAATAATTTATTAAATAATAATAAATCTGCTTTCTTACAAATTGAAAACTACCAAAAGTCAAAAGATAAGATATTAAATGAAGATCCAAACCCTGAACAAAAAATTCAATCAATCCTTTTAAATATTAGTAATTTCAAAGCTCAGATTGATAATAATCTTAACCAAATTGAAAAATTAAATACAGAGGTATTAAACTTTGAATCTAACTTTACCACCAATGAGCCAAATATTTCGGTAAGTAAATTTTTCCAACAGTTTTTGGTTCAAAAGAAAAGAGAACAAGCATATGCTATAGCTGATGGAGATCAAAAACTAGCAAATATTCACACCAATTGGTTTCAAAAATTTGATAAACTTATTCAAAATTTATTCGAAACTCCTGACATTAAACTGAGACATGAATTAAAAACATCATCATTCTACTTCGAAATGGGAAAAGGAAGGACTTTTGGTTTTAATCAATTGGCAGATGGATACGGAAGTGTTATTTTTATATTAGCGGAGATAATCCTTCAACAAGAAGCCTACAAAGATACCAATGGATTAAACGAAGATCCTGCAGGAATAGTATTAATCGATGAATTAGAGGCTCATCTTCATATAAGTTTACAAGAAAAGATCTTACCTTCATTGGTTGAAATTTTTCCTAAGCTACAATTTATAGTTTGCACCCACTCTCCACAAATACTTACAAGTGTAGAGAATGCCAATATTTACGACCTTTCAAGTCATGAGTTGGTAACTGAAGACCTTGGTGGTATATCTTATGACGTCATTTCTAAAGAACATTTTGGGCTTAGTTCAGAATATTCCTTGAGAGCTACAAAGTTGTTAGACAAGGCCAAATCACTTTTGAAGAAAAAAGATCTAAACGATAATCAGAAAAAGCAACTTAAAGAAGTGTATGAAGAGTTAAATATCTTATCTCCGGAATTAGGATATGAAATCTATTTGCACTTAAATAAAGCTACAAAATCTGTTCAAGAAGTATGA